The Porites lutea chromosome 7, jaPorLute2.1, whole genome shotgun sequence genome includes the window TTGGTTTCTTATTCTGGCATCCAATTTCGTTTAtataaaaacatgttttatttatcaagCTGAATTAGCTCTTATATATACACTGTATACATGGTGCCTTAATGGCCAACTTTCAGCCTGATTTTCCTAATCCATATGTTCTTATATGCGATTGTTTACAGTATTAAAAGGCCAAATGagcattcaaataattattatattttcataCCGCACAATGTCTAAGTCTCATGACTGCTGAAGAGCGCAGATCCTTAGAACTTACATTGATCAGCCCGTGTCGACTTGAGAAGCCTCGACATTCTCCTTCTTTCTCCTTTCAGCTGTCACAATGATCAAGAAGTAATAAAACGACAAAACAGCTGTTTCAGGTCTTCATTAGAACGCCGCCAATGTAGAAGAAACTCAACCCTGATCACACAGATATGCCCCTCTTGTCAACAGAGACATGTTTCTTACGAAGTTATGATCACCATTCTTTCTTCAAGTTGGGAATCTGACTCATTCCTTTGCTCCAAAGCAGTAATTTCGACCGAAATCTTTCATCGAAATTTACATATTTCTCCAAAcaatcgccatttttgtttttgagctCAAATTACTCTGTCATGTAAGGAGACGCAAAAAGTCCTCTCAGTGTTTTGACGAGTAATTAGACCCATGGTAAGAATAACATTTTGAAATTATTCTCACAAATTTTCTTATGCTTCTCTTACACttcatacattttctttaataacCAATAGAACGATCAGAACAGAAATGCAATTGAAGTGGGAAATTTTGTTATTGCATACACAACAACTATTTACGAGTAAAAACGAGAGGCGGATTGGGGACGAATATTTGGCGCGAAAAGTTATTAAGGCAAAACAAGGCAAGTTTTTATTATTCGTTTTCCAATATTTCTGTTATAAGAGGAATTTAAGGAATTGCCGGGGTTCTTGTAGTCTCATGACCATGCCCGAGACATTGTTTTCGTTGGAAGTTCACGTAGAAAGCGTAGAAAATCTTCGAGTGGCTTGCAAGCTGCCTGCATTGTGCTTTCGACTGCTGGATTTTCCTACCATGATAATTCACCATGTTTCTCCTTTGGACGCTGAAAAAATGCGGCAAAAACTTCGTTTAGAAGGCAACGAATCAGTGCTTCAAGATCTTAAAGACCGCTTTGGAAATTTCCAGCTCCGTAAAGGAAAATCCTGCTTATTCAAAGCAAGCATTGACACTTTGTTGTTGCAACTTCAAACGGTGCCTCTCTACGCCATGTTGATGGATTTATGGCCAAGGAAACCTGTTCTTGTTGGCAGCACTTTGATTCCTCTAAAGAGAGCAATAGACAAGATTAGCAAAGATGTGTATCAGAAAGGTGTTGCGGTACCTTCTTTTTACAGAGATGAGGGTGAATTTAATGTTTATAATCTTATGGGGTCGTGCATAGCAAAGTTAAAGCTTGGTTTCAGGTTATTGAGTTTGGGTGGGTCGCTCATCCCTCATATTCCCACAGAAGCTTTAGCAAAAAGAAGCACGGAAAGGATTGAAACAGGAGGACAGATTGAGGAAGCTGTAAAGGGCGCCTTAGAAAAAGTATTGCCAGAAATTGAATCTGGAACATTCTTAGAGGAACATATTCCAGAAGACATCGCTGACAGTGAGACTGATGGTCAaacagtcaaaccaagtcagACACAAGGTGTAAAACAAACTGCCGAAGTTCAAACTTATCTCCATGCCAGGGACGTAAACTCCCACATCCGCTCTCATGACAGAAGAAGAAGTGAGGAAGATTTGGtaataacaaacacattttgccCACCCCCACTTTACTATAACTGTTTCTCTAAATCCGTAGTTGATTTGGACTCAAACACTATGAGGAAAACAGAGCCCAGAATACAGACATCTGGCAACAGTAGTGTTGCTGGTAACAGACAAGCTGCTGGCAGAGATTCTGAAAGTTGTGATGTGGATTTCATGTATTTTGAACCCAGTGTTGTTCAAAGAGATGGAACAGTGGGTGTGACATCAGTTTCAGTACAGACTGACGAAAAATTGCCAAAGCCTTCCATGAAACCACAAAGCAATGGCAGTCAGTTGAAATTGTTCAGTGGATTATATAACTTGAGAGGGTTAATATCTGATGGTCATTTACCAGTTTTAAATGCCCTGATACAAGAGTTGTCGAGCTTGACTGGGGGACATCAAACTGATACTACTACCCAACCCAGTTCTTCTAGAATTCAGACTCAAACTACACCTAGGCATCCACAGAAATACAGCAGCAAAGAAAAAGCTAGAGGTGTAAGAAAACCTCTCACTTCAGAAAACAATGCTGTGCATATGAAGTCATCACAGCATGTCTCTCATCCTAAGAGTAATCAAACCTCAGTGATCGGTTTGCCCAAGCGAAGAGTGCGCTTCAAGCAAACAAATCTTACTTACGGAATGACAAAAACACAACAGATGAGGCTTGAAATGAATCAGAAGGACAAATTAACAAACAGAAGAAGACCCTGTGAGGCTCATGCAGCAGCTTTAGctcaaaaggaaaacaagagAACTTTATTGCAAGAAACTTTTGGTG containing:
- the LOC140943218 gene encoding uncharacterized protein encodes the protein MTMPETLFSLEVHVESVENLRVACKLPALCFRLLDFPTMIIHHVSPLDAEKMRQKLRLEGNESVLQDLKDRFGNFQLRKGKSCLFKASIDTLLLQLQTVPLYAMLMDLWPRKPVLVGSTLIPLKRAIDKISKDVYQKGVAVPSFYRDEGEFNVYNLMGSCIAKLKLGFRLLSLGGSLIPHIPTEALAKRSTERIETGGQIEEAVKGALEKVLPEIESGTFLEEHIPEDIADSETDGQTVKPSQTQGVKQTAEVQTYLHARDVNSHIRSHDRRRSEEDLVITNTFCPPPLYYNCFSKSVVDLDSNTMRKTEPRIQTSGNSSVAGNRQAAGRDSESCDVDFMYFEPSVVQRDGTVGVTSVSVQTDEKLPKPSMKPQSNGSQLKLFSGLYNLRGLISDGHLPVLNALIQELSSLTGGHQTDTTTQPSSSRIQTQTTPRHPQKYSSKEKARGVRKPLTSENNAVHMKSSQHVSHPKSNQTSVIGLPKRRVRFKQTNLTYGMTKTQQMRLEMNQKDKLTNRRRPCEAHAAALAQKENKRTLLQETFGEGALGMTYKIGSGRKLLGGRPKQMADAQIQTQEYSSEQGLHKVEMAQPSSEDMRENREKPAVELVESEERSKTPNSVEVFIPQVEVAEPEEKSDQEGEWSTDHPPVSGLYGHTGIVSAEYDNRGGGSAMTMYTEDFEESDQEPGSQRSLHLDFTRSSSADHENLKHSSDHHDSSGSGHSQSSSFSSEKPVKSSKSPVKTKSRRRKTRIEVSERLERKITIQSEEELDIAVDQARPLERRSSSGESKDQREDSNGNYTDDFHSAGSELENSQASGASASVDSDIDAEQFAGVLDLPPPANNLGYTC